In Saccharicrinis fermentans DSM 9555 = JCM 21142, a genomic segment contains:
- the tnpC gene encoding IS66 family transposase, translating into MSDFSSNKDVLIQELLQERDEMFQELSRLRKNDNRVLDTLEAKNKKLEAIVAKKEQQIKKLIDQLAWFRHKFFGNSSEKHIAEDPDQRKIDWDGLEVVAEEKAIIENAEKELIEYERRKPVKNKQRPVRQPLPDHLRREVEVIEPEGKQDNWVRIGEEVTEILEHKPGEVYVRRIERPKYAVKQESVSPDIATDQNTEEASAIRIGSMPLLPLPRSNAGPSLLSELMMNKYYFHQPFNRQMAMFKMIGIKLPASTINGWFQGSCDLLRALYARLKEIVLKSDYIQVDESTIPVISNEKHKAQKAYLWMVRSVMNNLVFFHYDKGSRAQKVILPLLKDFQGALQTDGYQAYSIYEQKKGVLLLGCWAHARRKFSESLKEDKTGAEYALAQIAKIYQVEQMATDQNMNYKQRAELRKRLAYPIMRAFEKWIEGYYPKALQGGKMSKALAYTYNLFLRLSRYHLDGRYLPDNNGAENAIRPVAVGRKGYLFCGNHDAAENAAIMYSLLGCCKASDVNPREWLTDVFSKIALYNSNYDLDLADLLPHNWKKSNSCQNIPKNTHSFR; encoded by the coding sequence ATGAGCGATTTTTCAAGCAATAAAGATGTGTTAATACAGGAGCTTCTCCAGGAACGTGACGAGATGTTTCAGGAGCTTTCCCGCTTGCGAAAAAATGACAATAGGGTTCTGGACACTTTGGAAGCTAAAAACAAAAAATTAGAGGCTATAGTCGCTAAAAAAGAGCAGCAAATTAAAAAGCTGATCGACCAGCTTGCTTGGTTTCGCCATAAGTTTTTTGGCAATTCTAGTGAAAAGCATATTGCCGAAGATCCCGATCAACGAAAGATCGATTGGGACGGACTGGAGGTCGTTGCAGAAGAGAAAGCTATCATTGAAAACGCAGAAAAAGAGCTTATCGAATATGAGCGCCGCAAGCCTGTAAAAAACAAGCAGAGGCCAGTTCGTCAACCACTTCCTGACCACCTTAGACGAGAGGTAGAAGTTATTGAACCGGAAGGTAAACAAGATAACTGGGTGCGTATTGGCGAAGAAGTAACAGAAATACTCGAACACAAGCCCGGAGAGGTATATGTACGTCGTATAGAACGTCCTAAATATGCAGTAAAGCAAGAATCAGTATCACCGGATATTGCTACAGATCAAAACACCGAAGAAGCATCAGCTATCCGTATTGGTTCAATGCCATTATTGCCTTTGCCACGCAGCAATGCAGGGCCTTCTTTATTGAGCGAGCTGATGATGAATAAATATTATTTCCACCAGCCTTTTAATCGCCAAATGGCCATGTTCAAAATGATTGGTATAAAATTACCTGCATCCACCATTAATGGTTGGTTTCAAGGAAGCTGTGATTTACTAAGAGCTCTTTATGCACGTTTAAAAGAAATCGTTCTAAAATCTGATTATATTCAGGTTGACGAAAGTACCATTCCTGTTATTAGCAACGAAAAGCACAAAGCACAAAAGGCTTATCTGTGGATGGTTCGATCAGTAATGAATAACTTGGTTTTCTTTCACTACGACAAAGGCTCCCGAGCACAAAAAGTGATACTTCCTTTATTAAAGGATTTTCAGGGAGCTCTTCAAACCGATGGATATCAGGCATATTCAATCTATGAGCAAAAGAAAGGTGTTTTGCTTCTGGGTTGTTGGGCTCATGCGCGCAGGAAATTCTCCGAAAGTCTAAAAGAAGACAAAACGGGGGCTGAATACGCATTGGCACAAATTGCTAAAATCTATCAAGTTGAGCAAATGGCCACCGATCAGAACATGAATTACAAGCAAAGAGCTGAACTACGAAAGCGCTTGGCTTATCCAATCATGCGTGCTTTTGAAAAATGGATCGAAGGCTATTACCCCAAAGCGCTACAAGGAGGAAAGATGAGTAAGGCGCTGGCTTATACATACAATCTTTTCTTACGTCTGTCTCGCTATCATCTTGATGGCCGATATCTGCCTGACAACAACGGAGCTGAAAATGCAATTAGGCCGGTAGCTGTTGGAAGAAAAGGCTATCTGTTTTGTGGCAACCATGATGCCGCAGAAAATGCAGCAATTATGTACTCACTACTGGGATGCTGCAAAGCCAGTGATGTAAATCCTCGCGAATGGCTTACAGATGTATTTTCTAAGATTGCGTTATATAACAGCAATTATGATTTAGACTTGGCTGATCTTTTGCCGCACAATTGGAAAAAGTCTAATAGTTGTCAGAATATTCCAAAAAACACCCACTCATTTCGATGA
- the tnpB gene encoding IS66 family insertion sequence element accessory protein TnpB (TnpB, as the term is used for proteins encoded by IS66 family insertion elements, is considered an accessory protein, since TnpC, encoded by a neighboring gene, is a DDE family transposase.), protein MFHLHDKLKYFLYPAPVDMRKSFYTLSGIVSSLMKRNVQDGEVFIFVNRRLTTMKILHLEHGGLVIYHKKLDSGVFKLPAFDESLTSHIISWHDLMLIVKNVKPKKRLLKR, encoded by the coding sequence ATGTTTCATTTACACGATAAACTTAAATACTTTCTATATCCGGCACCAGTGGATATGCGTAAAAGCTTTTACACACTCAGCGGCATTGTAAGCTCCTTGATGAAGCGTAATGTTCAGGACGGTGAAGTTTTTATATTTGTTAACCGTAGGCTGACCACCATGAAAATACTTCATCTAGAACACGGCGGGTTGGTAATTTACCATAAGAAGCTCGATAGTGGTGTTTTCAAACTTCCTGCATTTGATGAAAGCCTCACATCTCACATTATAAGTTGGCACGATTTAATGTTGATTGTAAAGAATGTGAAGCCTAAAAAAAGGCTCTTAAAGAGGTGA
- the tnpA gene encoding IS66 family insertion sequence element accessory protein TnpA, protein MRMTLTTFKRLYKDYQESDLNIKDFCTNQDLAPSTFYYWRNKLEEALAHEPDSFVPLEFDSNPLATNNQSSPSIIKSKPTLNNDAPIEFVFPNGTKMLLRDNINTQVLKTIVHLFD, encoded by the coding sequence ATGAGAATGACATTAACAACATTTAAGCGTTTGTATAAGGATTACCAGGAATCAGATTTGAACATAAAAGATTTCTGTACCAACCAAGATTTGGCTCCTTCCACTTTTTATTACTGGCGAAACAAATTGGAAGAGGCACTAGCACATGAGCCAGATAGCTTTGTTCCACTAGAATTTGACAGTAATCCGTTAGCGACGAACAACCAATCGAGTCCATCTATCATCAAGAGTAAGCCTACTTTAAATAATGATGCTCCCATTGAATTCGTATTTCCCAATGGCACCAAGATGCTACTAAGAGATAATATAAACACGCAAGTATTAAAAACAATTGTTCACTTATTTGATTAA
- a CDS encoding aminotransferase class I/II-fold pyridoxal phosphate-dependent enzyme, with protein MELTHTHNIDFSKASFKDFESIPDMNVFQRAGFFKDFTDYMEVEGRMNYGFVTHDGCGPEIFLSTPFQQTPKRCISLVSNDYLSFTQHPKVKAAAIEGLQKYGTGAGASPLIGGHHEYHTKLENKLSTFFDRSKGSSMVYTTGYTANSATLLSMLKNNDCAIVDMAVHASVYEGLLETNIKRFPHNNLDYLERALSEVQSKYHTRIVIIDGVYSQDGDLAKMDEIYKLTKHYGAFLMVDDAHGIGVLGKRGRGVIEMFDLLNKVDIISGTLSKAFGHIGGFIISKPEVINYLKFQSRQYVFSSNSTPAMNGLLVALDLIDEEPEWRARLSENVTYFKKGLLDMRLDVGITESPIIPIKIGDAHKTGIAARLLLKAGVYANAIIYPGVSRKDARIRTSLMATHTKEHLDKALNGFDYVNRKLGISKS; from the coding sequence ATGGAATTGACACATACCCACAATATTGATTTCAGTAAAGCAAGTTTTAAAGATTTTGAAAGCATTCCTGATATGAACGTTTTTCAAAGGGCAGGGTTTTTTAAGGATTTTACCGATTACATGGAAGTTGAAGGGCGAATGAATTATGGTTTTGTAACCCATGATGGTTGTGGACCTGAAATATTTTTAAGCACCCCTTTTCAGCAAACACCTAAAAGATGTATCAGTCTTGTGTCCAATGATTACTTAAGCTTTACCCAACATCCTAAAGTTAAAGCTGCTGCTATTGAAGGTCTTCAAAAATATGGAACAGGAGCAGGTGCATCGCCATTGATTGGTGGGCATCATGAATATCATACCAAATTAGAAAATAAACTGTCCACTTTTTTTGATAGGTCTAAAGGATCTTCGATGGTTTACACAACGGGTTATACAGCAAATAGTGCCACTTTGCTGTCCATGTTGAAAAATAACGATTGTGCCATTGTGGATATGGCTGTACACGCAAGTGTTTATGAAGGATTATTGGAAACGAATATCAAAAGATTCCCTCATAACAACCTTGATTATTTGGAGCGGGCTTTATCTGAAGTCCAATCGAAATATCATACACGAATTGTAATTATTGATGGGGTGTATTCCCAGGATGGAGATCTTGCCAAAATGGATGAAATTTATAAACTCACAAAACACTATGGTGCTTTCCTTATGGTTGATGATGCGCATGGTATTGGTGTTTTAGGCAAAAGAGGTAGAGGTGTGATTGAAATGTTTGATTTGTTGAATAAAGTTGATATCATATCTGGAACTTTAAGCAAAGCTTTTGGACACATCGGTGGCTTTATCATTTCTAAACCAGAAGTCATCAATTACCTTAAATTCCAATCCCGTCAGTATGTTTTTTCTTCTAATTCCACGCCAGCAATGAATGGTTTGTTGGTGGCACTTGATTTAATTGATGAAGAGCCCGAATGGCGTGCTAGGCTTTCAGAAAATGTAACGTACTTTAAAAAGGGACTTTTAGATATGAGGTTAGATGTAGGAATCACTGAATCCCCAATTATTCCAATTAAAATAGGCGATGCTCACAAAACAGGCATTGCTGCAAGACTACTTCTTAAGGCAGGGGTTTATGCCAATGCTATTATATACCCTGGTGTTTCACGTAAAGATGCCCGTATCCGAACAAGTTTAATGGCTACCCATACCAAAGAACATCTGGACAAGGCTCTAAACGGATTCGATTATGTCAATCGAAAGTTGGGTATTTCCAAAAGCTAA
- a CDS encoding TetR/AcrR family transcriptional regulator — protein MARKKYQGEINDKEKSKEKLINAVGKVLKSKGYIGLTATNIAKAAGLSRRLITIYFDSVDDLVETYVRNKDYWIAASGNTKQLIVENNGRDTKKIIDCMLQNQLDYFYNNAEMQKLILWEISKKTQIMYEVCEDRERLGSKIFELTDKELEEKNIDIRAISALLVAGVYYMVLHAKSTDTLFCEIDINTPEGMERIRNAISDILDNAYNS, from the coding sequence ATGGCCAGAAAGAAATATCAGGGGGAGATAAATGATAAGGAAAAATCAAAAGAGAAGCTTATAAATGCAGTTGGAAAGGTGCTCAAAAGCAAAGGTTACATTGGGTTAACGGCAACCAATATTGCAAAAGCAGCTGGTTTGAGTCGTCGCCTTATAACAATTTATTTTGATTCGGTTGATGACTTAGTGGAAACCTATGTTAGAAATAAGGATTATTGGATTGCTGCATCGGGGAATACTAAGCAATTGATTGTAGAAAATAATGGTCGGGATACTAAAAAAATTATCGATTGCATGTTGCAAAACCAACTGGATTATTTTTATAATAATGCAGAAATGCAAAAACTCATTTTATGGGAAATTAGCAAAAAAACACAGATTATGTACGAGGTTTGTGAAGATAGGGAACGACTTGGTTCTAAGATTTTTGAGCTGACCGATAAAGAACTGGAAGAGAAGAATATTGATATAAGAGCGATATCAGCACTATTGGTAGCTGGCGTCTATTATATGGTATTGCACGCCAAATCGACAGATACCCTTTTTTGCGAAATAGACATAAACACACCCGAAGGAATGGAGAGGATTAGAAATGCAATTAGTGATATATTAGATAATGCGTATAATAGTTAA
- a CDS encoding tyrosine-type recombinase/integrase, whose amino-acid sequence MISFYFAGIRILDVVKLKWSDFKDDRLYYVMNKNEKPLSLKVPEKAKAILDFYKMNRKNNGGYIFPFLNEVRPNDDEDFFTKTRNATKLFNKFLIRIAAQCDIDKSLSNHIARHTFGNIAGDKIHPLMLQKLYRHSDLKTTLNYQANFIRRDADDALDSVVSF is encoded by the coding sequence TTGATTTCCTTTTATTTTGCTGGTATTCGTATTTTAGATGTTGTAAAATTAAAATGGTCTGATTTTAAGGATGATAGGCTGTATTACGTTATGAATAAGAACGAGAAGCCTTTAAGCCTTAAAGTTCCCGAAAAAGCGAAAGCTATTCTAGATTTTTACAAAATGAACAGAAAAAATAATGGTGGATATATCTTTCCTTTTTTAAATGAAGTCCGGCCAAATGATGATGAAGATTTTTTTACTAAGACTAGAAATGCCACTAAACTCTTCAATAAATTTTTAATTAGAATCGCTGCCCAATGTGATATTGACAAAAGCTTATCTAATCATATTGCGCGTCACACTTTTGGAAATATTGCCGGGGATAAAATCCACCCATTAATGTTACAGAAGCTTTACAGACATAGCGACTTAAAAACTACTTTAAACTATCAAGCAAACTTTATTCGTAGAGATGCTGATGATGCTTTGGATAGTGTAGTCAGTTTTTGA
- a CDS encoding outer membrane protein assembly factor BamD, with protein sequence MRLIKGFIAVSILLGVVYSCSPLKKIESGKSVAMASYAEHNYLQAYEQLTALITSYQSAKLKVPVDILLKTADCAAQLKKYDVASDYFSQSLADSITMTGVKGYIENSKAGGNIDILASALNQYAIFLNENGEGRYLAKELFATALRTNDQESILKVYPDLEKPNEEESMAYLLALEKANKNKEALTFCNHLIKENPDYNRAKEWKAIYYYNLAEEGYKREMAKYNKNKNYTAYVYLKRDLKKVSANYRVAKGLFEDIRKQYPSEKKYIKYLKNIYLRLEMKREASAMEKLL encoded by the coding sequence ATGAGATTAATAAAGGGTTTTATTGCAGTAAGCATATTATTAGGAGTCGTATATAGTTGTAGTCCTTTAAAAAAGATAGAGAGTGGCAAATCTGTTGCCATGGCATCTTACGCCGAACATAATTATTTACAGGCCTATGAGCAATTAACGGCATTAATTACCAGCTACCAAAGTGCCAAGTTAAAGGTGCCTGTTGATATTCTATTGAAGACTGCCGATTGTGCTGCCCAATTAAAAAAATACGATGTTGCCTCCGACTATTTTTCGCAATCATTAGCGGATAGCATCACAATGACTGGAGTTAAAGGTTATATCGAAAATAGCAAAGCGGGAGGTAACATTGATATTTTAGCATCCGCATTAAACCAATATGCTATATTTTTAAATGAAAATGGTGAAGGACGTTATCTTGCTAAAGAGTTATTTGCGACTGCGTTGCGTACGAATGATCAGGAGTCCATATTAAAAGTGTACCCAGATTTAGAGAAGCCCAATGAGGAAGAAAGTATGGCCTATTTGCTAGCTTTAGAAAAAGCCAATAAAAATAAAGAAGCTTTGACTTTTTGCAATCATCTGATAAAAGAAAATCCGGACTATAACCGGGCCAAAGAATGGAAAGCTATATATTATTATAATTTAGCAGAAGAAGGATATAAGAGAGAAATGGCCAAGTATAATAAGAACAAAAACTATACAGCCTACGTTTATCTAAAACGTGATTTAAAAAAGGTTTCGGCCAACTATAGAGTGGCGAAAGGTCTTTTTGAGGATATAAGAAAACAATATCCATCTGAGAAAAAATATATCAAATATCTTAAAAACATTTATTTAAGATTAGAGATGAAACGAGAAGCTTCAGCAATGGAAAAACTTTTATAG
- a CDS encoding phosphoribosylaminoimidazolesuccinocarboxamide synthase: MSKAIVQNDFNFPKQKGHYVGKVRDVYNIDDQYLVMVVSDRISAFDVVLPEGVPFKGQVLNQIAEKFLDATADIVPNWKIATPDPMVTVGHMCEPFKVEMVIRGYLTGHAWREYKSGKRELCGIPLPEGMVENQKFEHPIITPTTKADVGHDEDISREEILKQGLVSEQDYLMLEKYTQELFQRGTEMAAEKGLILVDTKYEFGKKDGKIYLIDEIHTPDSSRYFYSEGFQERLNKGEQQKQLSKEFVRQWLIENGFQGKEGQQVPQMTPEYVSSVSERYIELYEQITGDKFVKAEGDNIAARIEKNVNDYLASL; this comes from the coding sequence ATGAGTAAGGCAATTGTTCAAAACGATTTCAATTTCCCAAAGCAAAAAGGGCATTATGTGGGAAAAGTTCGTGATGTATATAATATCGACGACCAGTATTTAGTGATGGTAGTGTCGGATAGGATTTCAGCTTTTGATGTGGTCCTGCCCGAAGGAGTTCCTTTTAAGGGACAGGTTTTGAACCAGATTGCAGAAAAGTTTTTGGATGCTACCGCAGATATTGTTCCCAACTGGAAGATTGCGACACCAGACCCTATGGTCACTGTAGGTCATATGTGTGAACCTTTCAAGGTGGAGATGGTTATACGTGGGTATTTGACCGGGCATGCCTGGCGAGAATATAAATCCGGAAAAAGAGAGCTATGTGGTATTCCATTACCCGAAGGAATGGTAGAAAACCAGAAGTTTGAGCATCCCATTATCACACCTACTACGAAGGCCGATGTGGGACATGACGAAGATATCTCTCGTGAAGAAATTTTAAAGCAAGGATTGGTGAGTGAGCAGGATTATCTTATGTTGGAAAAATATACACAAGAGTTATTTCAGCGAGGCACTGAGATGGCAGCCGAAAAAGGACTTATCTTAGTGGATACCAAATATGAGTTCGGTAAAAAGGATGGTAAAATATATCTCATCGATGAAATTCATACACCAGATTCATCACGTTATTTTTATTCCGAAGGATTTCAGGAACGTTTAAATAAGGGAGAGCAGCAAAAACAATTGTCAAAAGAGTTTGTTCGTCAATGGCTTATTGAAAATGGTTTCCAAGGTAAGGAAGGGCAACAAGTGCCACAAATGACTCCTGAATATGTATCAAGTGTTTCGGAAAGATACATTGAACTATATGAACAAATTACAGGAGATAAGTTTGTAAAGGCTGAGGGTGATAATATAGCTGCCCGTATCGAAAAAAATGTAAATGATTATCTGGCTAGCTTATAA
- a CDS encoding carbonic anhydrase encodes MRIDKNHVEKRIKSYDDILIANKVWAQTMLKEDKDYFKRLALGQSPDYLWIGCSDSRVPAAGVSQTEPGELFVHRNIANQIITNDSNIMSVIKYAVDYLKVKHIVVCGHYGCGGVIAAMERNNDEYLGDWLSGIKDSYKKNKAEIMALDDEKQRINRLCEINVERQIEKLALTSIVQHAWDKGQELQLHGWIFDLETGLINPLTEILSNERQ; translated from the coding sequence ATGCGAATAGATAAAAATCACGTTGAAAAAAGAATAAAATCGTACGACGATATTTTAATAGCTAATAAAGTTTGGGCACAAACCATGCTAAAGGAGGATAAGGATTATTTTAAGCGTCTGGCCTTGGGACAGTCTCCTGATTATCTATGGATTGGTTGCTCAGACAGCAGGGTTCCAGCTGCTGGCGTTTCTCAAACAGAACCAGGAGAGTTATTTGTTCACAGGAATATTGCCAATCAAATAATCACCAACGATTCAAACATCATGAGTGTTATTAAATATGCGGTTGATTATTTAAAAGTTAAACACATCGTAGTATGTGGTCACTACGGTTGTGGTGGTGTTATTGCAGCCATGGAAAGGAATAACGATGAATACCTGGGAGACTGGCTGTCGGGCATTAAAGATTCTTATAAAAAAAACAAAGCCGAAATCATGGCTCTGGATGACGAAAAACAAAGAATCAACCGCCTATGTGAGATAAATGTAGAACGACAAATTGAAAAACTTGCTTTGACCTCTATTGTGCAACACGCTTGGGACAAGGGCCAAGAATTGCAATTGCATGGCTGGATATTTGACTTGGAAACTGGATTGATCAACCCGCTTACCGAAATACTGTCCAACGAGCGTCAATAA
- a CDS encoding AsmA family protein gives MKKFLKITVGIFLFILLLLIVTPLFFKGKIERLVKEEINNQLAAQVDWGNFSLSLIKHFPNVSVGMSELSVVGVEKFQGDTLLYLDDFSLSADLMSAIGGSLSVEHILIDKPLVRAKVLADSTVNWDIVKASELAEEEIDTLESENSDFTINLKSFEINDAVISYEDQTMDLDAEIQHLNLDLSGDMSAATTQLQLESSIDAVNVTMENTKYMNKVKVSLVAGILADMTNMVFSFEENDLMVNDLNLGFDGSVGMLDEGYQLDVKLAAKETTFKSLLALIPKEFLTDLENVQTTGTLALEASAKGIYKDADNLPAFDAVLRVENGQIKYPDLPKSINDINISVLAHNTGGSPDNTITNIEKFHFELGQNPFDASLMLMTPVSNAQFKGGMVGVIDLGSLKDAIPLDSFDIKGIVDADVTLDGNMAMIEKENYEAVQVNGQMKLDDFYYSSADLPDVIISQALMSFSPQKISLNKFECKVGRSDFALSGKIENYLPYIFKDETIRGSLKHSSKLLDVNEFLVGMDEEESVGAEDTTALELMEVPKNIDFVFTSTFGKILYDKLTIDNTKGQVTVRDGKVVLNGVSMDLLDGGMKMVGEYNTQNVKKPFVDFNFDASNIDITKTANSFSVIDSLMPIAKNSKGKVSADFKYNSLLDSTMMPIIASITGGGNLKSKSIEVSNSKVLNNMADLLKKDKYRTMKAEDLNINFIMKDGKIIVEPFTAKVFDSKIEVSGEQGFDQSLNYVVKAPVSRKDIAGAMSLLGGSFASSGEDVIIDVIVKGTAMDPKLSLDLSEAQKQVGKELEKEAGKVVKEILKDDKVKNAIEGFFKKK, from the coding sequence ATGAAGAAGTTTTTAAAAATCACCGTTGGAATATTTCTTTTTATTCTATTATTATTAATTGTTACGCCCTTGTTTTTTAAAGGGAAGATCGAACGATTGGTGAAAGAAGAAATTAATAATCAACTAGCGGCTCAGGTCGATTGGGGTAATTTTTCTCTTTCGTTGATCAAGCATTTTCCCAATGTGTCGGTGGGGATGTCGGAGTTAAGTGTTGTTGGTGTTGAAAAATTTCAGGGCGATACCTTGCTATACCTGGATGACTTTTCTTTATCTGCTGATTTGATGAGTGCTATTGGAGGAAGTCTGTCGGTAGAGCATATTCTGATTGATAAGCCTTTGGTTCGAGCAAAGGTGTTGGCCGACTCTACCGTTAACTGGGATATTGTTAAGGCCAGTGAACTAGCTGAGGAAGAAATTGATACATTAGAAAGTGAGAATAGTGATTTTACCATTAATTTAAAAAGTTTTGAAATCAATGATGCGGTCATAAGTTATGAAGATCAAACCATGGATCTAGATGCTGAAATTCAACATCTCAATTTAGATCTATCTGGCGATATGTCGGCAGCTACCACTCAATTACAGTTAGAAAGTTCTATTGATGCAGTGAATGTCACAATGGAAAATACCAAGTATATGAATAAGGTAAAAGTTAGTCTGGTGGCTGGAATACTTGCAGATATGACTAATATGGTGTTCTCCTTTGAGGAAAATGATTTGATGGTAAACGATCTAAATCTAGGCTTTGATGGGAGTGTGGGTATGCTTGATGAAGGTTATCAGCTGGATGTGAAGCTCGCTGCAAAAGAAACGACATTTAAATCACTGTTGGCTTTGATTCCCAAGGAGTTTTTGACAGATCTGGAAAATGTTCAAACAACAGGAACGCTGGCTTTAGAGGCGAGTGCAAAAGGAATTTACAAAGACGCAGATAATTTACCTGCTTTTGATGCTGTTTTAAGGGTTGAGAATGGTCAAATTAAGTATCCCGACCTGCCTAAGTCCATTAACGATATCAATATCTCAGTACTTGCCCATAACACTGGAGGATCGCCGGATAATACCATTACAAATATTGAAAAATTTCATTTTGAGTTGGGCCAAAATCCTTTTGATGCTTCTCTAATGTTAATGACTCCTGTAAGTAATGCACAATTTAAAGGAGGAATGGTTGGCGTGATTGATTTAGGATCATTAAAAGACGCTATTCCATTGGATAGCTTCGATATAAAAGGAATTGTAGATGCGGATGTGACTTTGGATGGTAACATGGCCATGATCGAAAAGGAAAACTATGAGGCGGTGCAAGTGAATGGACAAATGAAACTGGACGACTTCTACTATTCAAGTGCCGATTTACCTGATGTAATCATTAGTCAGGCGTTGATGTCATTCAGTCCACAAAAAATATCTTTAAATAAATTTGAGTGTAAGGTGGGGAGATCCGATTTTGCTTTAAGTGGCAAAATAGAAAATTATTTGCCTTATATATTTAAAGATGAAACCATTAGGGGTTCTTTAAAGCATTCTTCGAAGCTGTTGGATGTGAATGAGTTTTTGGTTGGTATGGATGAAGAAGAATCTGTAGGTGCAGAAGATACAACGGCACTCGAATTAATGGAGGTACCGAAAAATATTGATTTCGTTTTTACATCTACATTTGGAAAGATCTTATATGATAAACTTACCATAGATAATACGAAGGGGCAGGTTACGGTGCGAGATGGCAAAGTGGTACTTAATGGAGTATCAATGGACCTACTTGATGGAGGAATGAAGATGGTCGGCGAGTACAATACGCAAAATGTAAAGAAACCTTTCGTTGATTTTAATTTTGATGCGAGTAATATTGATATTACAAAAACAGCTAATTCATTTAGTGTGATTGATTCTTTGATGCCCATTGCTAAAAACTCCAAAGGAAAAGTTTCTGCGGACTTTAAGTACAATAGTTTGCTTGATAGTACGATGATGCCAATTATTGCCTCTATTACCGGAGGTGGAAATCTCAAATCAAAATCTATTGAGGTAAGCAATTCCAAAGTGCTGAATAATATGGCTGATCTGCTTAAAAAGGATAAGTACCGGACAATGAAAGCAGAAGATTTGAACATTAATTTTATCATGAAAGATGGTAAAATCATTGTTGAGCCTTTTACGGCCAAGGTGTTTGATAGTAAGATAGAGGTGAGTGGAGAACAAGGCTTTGATCAATCATTAAATTATGTGGTGAAAGCACCCGTTTCTCGCAAGGATATAGCAGGAGCAATGAGTTTGTTGGGCGGTAGTTTTGCATCTTCCGGCGAAGATGTAATTATCGATGTGATTGTAAAAGGGACGGCTATGGATCCAAAACTGAGTCTAGATCTTTCCGAGGCGCAAAAACAAGTAGGGAAGGAGTTGGAAAAGGAAGCAGGAAAGGTAGTGAAGGAGATTTTAAAAGATGATAAGGTAAAAAATGCCATTGAAGGTTTCTTTAAAAAGAAATAA